AATCtatgttataattaaacaatttatattcgcACTACATACTTGTGTTACTTTCCTTATGACTATAATGTTTTGCACAATTGCACAACCATTACCTTGCTATCTATTCATTGAATATAAAGTATTGATTAGTACtacgtgttaataatattacaactacGTAGGTGGTCTTCtacatacataacaatatatatttttcatcttatataatataactgtttcattgatataatatagtaattttcatttttcatagtataataatttttattttatataatataaaattttctttaataaattttttttttttttttaatttaatacaataatatatgattagtaaattgtttatgattagatacttattaattacaataaatgtttgttaatcataatatttcacaaatgatataatatttaaaaatctccTATAGCATTAtagaccattataataataagtgtgcttttttttttttttaaatttctataacaACAATAAGTAATATCCATTTTTATGTCACATGGTTACCGTTTTACTAAAGGTCGAGTAGCCATGCTTCAATCAAACTTCAaatgtacttattttaaaaactgtaaaataattcCTTTTGTTAACCAGGAAAATGACTAATTAgattttcatatttgtatatccCAACCACATAGTcgaaaatacattttgtgtatATGACATCTGTGCGTGGATCGTGGGCATGAGTTACCTTATGTttctttttacatattaaattatgaccTTCGGTAAGGTTAAGTATCCTTCCCGATTTATCACAATACCCTGCTTCTACTTCAAAAATTAGTTCCTTAGGTTATACTCTTTCTAATTGTAAATAGAATTGTTGATTTAAATGTTTGTCGTAACAACGCAAATTTAATAATGGAAATTCTGTTAATCCTAACCTTTTTAGTATGATTTTGTCCGAACTCCCGCCTCAtgctactattatattaatcttgTTGTCTCGCATTATATAGTTCCTTATGTATGTTACATTTAAGCTATTTACTGGTGCTTTCAAACTTTGATTGTGTTGTGAACCCCTGTCTGTATGCTATACGCAGTATaagatatagtaatagtattatatagaatagtgtgtaagcatattattatgtgaacaggcagagtcacacgggctaagggaattcgctgtgtggacagttttgagcccgagcgagcccctaccgtgtctcgctgtctgtataagagttagtgtagtactgtcagaccattgagcagaacctctgttaatcttttaagtctaattatttaaatctaagtattctgtacaactgattatattaataaagtattagtgataactcCTACACCACGTATTTCTAATTAGCGAACAAACTCGGTTTTGGAGACGTCCATAACAATTGAGTTGATCTAAACAGATGTCTCTCATCTCCGTTTTTGTCCTAAAGATTCGTGCTAAGGCTGTTCGGGCCACTAATATTTCCTTGTCTCTCATTGGTCTTACTTCCTGGTCTTTTGGTAAATATAACGGTCTTCCttccaattttcttattttaaaacggTCCAGACTATTTGAGATAGCACCTGATATCAGTACCATACTAGTCTTGTGGATGTTGGTGAATTCGAAATCTATGATTACGAATTTGTgagtattttttctatatataacatgaacatttttatattaattacattaattaattatttactaattacattataatttgttatacttgttcaaatcaataatttcaattatttattattgacggCAATTTAGTACctgtatttaatttacttgtACCTGCTATTTCTTTACTTagcataattttgttttcaattatctCGTTATTTTCATACGACTTACATTGTATTACTGGTCCTTGTAACTCGTATGAATGTGGGTTGTCTTTGTTTATTGTTTCATACATTTGTTGtgtataaaatttacttttactaATAGGTTCATTTATTTGTATTGCCCTACTAGTACGGGGTTTTTTCAACACATTAGTGTAACGATACATTACATATtactaatactaaaattaatataaataaaatcaatcctAACAAAACAtaagacatataatatttagtatcttCTGCATTTCCACTCTGCCTATCCGTTTCCTTATCTATCATTGATTGGATGTCACTCAAAGAATGGGCTAACTCATGTACattatctaattttaataaatcatgttTCTGTGTGTATTTTGGTATTGTTATGGCTTCGAGTTGTGGAATTCTTAATGTCAAGCTTCCTATTCCTAATTTGGGTatgaaatttacataatattttgacttaaccTCTCTGGTGGGATTTAAAACTATATCGTTGGCGTAAGCTCTACACTCCTGCTTTACATTGATTAACCcttgattttgtaatttttctatgTATGGTTCTTGTTCGCCCTGACACGTTATTGTTAATGTGTCACTAGTAGTGGTATAAATCCATGTATTGGCATACTTtagtttatgataaatatttttggtaattacTATAATTCCTGCTTCGCAGTTACTGGGTAGCTCATCCGGATTTTTGAATAATGAAACTTCACAAGGTTGCATAATTGATTCATGTTGTACGGGTTGAAATTCTGgacatatattgaaaatttcagTCTCTGTACAACCTAGTAATTGGGTTTCAGTGAAAGTTGTAAACTGTTTTCTATTTCTGGTTATTCCTACATATTGGAACtctggttttaaaattatactatgatGGAAGTCAAATTTGTGTggaataggtattattttgaataatgttaGCTCTAGTTCGATTACTAAAGGTATTTTAATTAGGAAAACGATTTGGtttctactataatatacggCCATTTTAGTTATCTTACTTAATTCATAAATTTCATTTGGTTTTGACCCCATAGGTAAATTTAGATTAACgggtaaatttaatttgatttgggTTAATTGTCTAGCCAGCTCTCTAGGAGTTACTAAGCTTGGGTGTAAGATCCCTGTTCTAGCAGCTGTTATTATGGCACTTATAGTTGTAGTTTCATAAGAAAATTGTGTGATTAGTgcagtaaaaatgttatgtatccTATTACTAAGTATCATTGTTTGCATAGTATATGTATGATTAACCGCTGCCTTTAAGTTCTTATAAATTTCACCTTGTTTTTCTACTAATTCCTCATGCAGTTTATTCATTTCAGTGGTTGTGTTCCCTATTCCTTGTACTGCTGCTTTTACAACAGTGGTCtgactttttaaaatgtgtaacatattttcattactattttcaattttttcaattttattattagtttcttTGGTGCAATAATCGTCGCATACTCCAAATAGTGTTTTCATGGCACTACCTATAATGTTTATGAGCCCTCTCCTATTTCTGTCAACTGCAGACATTTTGTTGTCAGTAACTACATATCTACCAATGGATTCATACATTTGTTCTCGTTGTGTCGCTATTTCCTTAAACACGGTTTTTACTACATGTGCGAGTCTTGTGCATACTTCgtattcagatattatatcCTTACAATAGTGGGACATGGTGGAGTAATTTCATTTGATAATTGATCATAACGTGTATCGTAATTAATTAAAGGTACATAAGTTACAAGTTCCCAATGTGCTCCTACAATTCTTAATTCGCcctgattttcaaaaaatatagctgtctcatttttaaattcttcattAATGTACGGTAGTTGCCCTTGAATGATAGGGATGCATAACAacctatataagaaaataattcaaaatcatcataacaatatatattgttatgaactTCCTATAATTATgctaaatgtttgttttaatctCCGTTTTCATGTTACATGATTACAGTCTTACTAAAGGTCATGTAACCATGTTTCATGTCAACTTCAATGtatcaaatcaataataataaatcgtaatatctattgctaatatatatatatttatgttccAATAATTGTTGATATACTTAATTCAATATCTCTATCTTAATTAGCTACATGTACCTCTGGTGAGTACGAATTttcttatacttataattattctcatacctatacttatgttttctttttctatacttaatattataattccccAGTTCATTCTCCATTTCTGTTTCACATGGTTACAGTTTTACTAAAGGTCGTGTACCATGATTCACATTAACTTCGAAGCACTGGAAATTGTAGaatattcttaattataattGGGTATCTGCGAGGTCTATATCATCATaagatttatatgaaataagattcattgtatttaaataatttaatcgatTTATTTCTACCAATTTGTAATAACGTGCTATCATAATTACTGATATGattattgcaattattattattcccattATAAAACTTaacacatgtatatattttgattctgACCCGTTTTTGTTAGCTGGTTCCTTGCATATTGTAGTAGACCTTATTGACTCACTGGATTCGGTTACATCCCTTAGATTATTGGTTTCGGTGAGTTCTTCTCTAGTTGTGGTAGTTACGCGCGATTCACTGACAGTGGTGACAAGATTGGATTCGGTTGTTGTTGTACTCAATTGTTCTGTGGTAATTTCTTCATCTTGTAACTGGGTGACTGTAGTAGACGTAGTGATAATTGCATTTGATTTCAATTGTTCCGGTGGTTGTTTCATTGTTCGTTCAGCAGTGTTCAACTGGGTGGTTGTTTCTAAAATTTCGGGTAGCGATCGTTTCTTTGTCTCCTTTTCTAAATTTTCCGTATTTACTGAATAGTTATTGATTTGATATTCTTGATTTCCGGTGGGTTCTAAAAATAGTGTTTGCATATATGCGTCCAACGTAGGCAACTCTGTGGTGCTATGGACGCACATATGCgtcttttcattttaaaaatcaacaatagcTGTTTTCATTGATGTGATAACATTAACATGTAGTAAATGATTAGAGAAATCCAAagagataataaaaataaaaatctgacAATTATCAAAgaagttataagaaaaataaaatattttattttccaggGTTCCCAAACTTgcattaattaatgataaaccgaaatatttcaaatcagATTTTTGATTACGCTGTTGCAGCAATTACTCgcatatcttatattttattttctggttttaatattattactatattagtgttGTTTGTTTATCtagatagttatttataaaatatattataatatcattagttAGCCTGTGATTATGTTTTCATTTGTTAAATTTCGTCATAAGTACGATTACAACGAGTGGTTTTATTCGTTTTCTAAACGAAAACAATTTGCAAATATGTTGTCAGACTTCGATATTTTAGAAGAACTAGATAATATATTAGCTAACGAAGAGTCAGATGATGAGTTCCTTGACGATTTGTgttttgatgatgatgattcaggtaattataatacaccatttttatttttttactataaattattgtaaaacaatcATTTCTGTTCAACAGCTGCATTGGCATCGCCACCTCTGTCATGCCGTAACAGAGAAGAACAAATTCAATCATATGATGATAATATCGAACAAGGTAAATACCTACAGTTGTGCGATACATAGTAGTTTCTAATTCCCAATTGTTTTACCTCACAAATATAAtagatagtaattttatttactatttatctattttagGTCTACCAGGAACATCTGAAACTTATTTAGACGTGCCAGTTGCTCAACACATTACTGGTGTAACTAATgtctttgaaaaaatattagaaaaaaacctGTGAATAAACCTTTGTATACGCCGGACTTAAAATGGAAGTCAACAGGAAAATTTAGCCCTAAGACAAATAGTTTTGACTCATCTaaggtaatacattttatgtactatgaataaaatatgtgtttttctaaaataataatatttttttgtaattatatttttataatacttataattgttattacagTACAAGTAGAAGTTGTAACTCAGATAACTAACAAATActagtattactataataatataatagttctgatacttttactattataatttttgtataaataattattatttattgtattagtagggaaaatacaaaaaattaactattctTATTCTGTAATTTATGTTGTTTACATAGTGTGGAGTTCAAAAACAGGAATTTGGGTTGAGTGATGACTCCCTTATTTCAGATTTTTTTGAAGCATTTATGTCAGAATTTATCCTTGGAAAAGTGGCGTTTGAAACCAATCGGTACGCAgagcaatatttaaaaaaagaagatataGCCCCAAAATCGAGAATGAAATATTGGAAGCCAACAAATATTGGAGAACTTTATGTGTTTTTAGCTACAAGTATGCTCATGGCTCGTAACAAAAAGCtagaaataaatgaatattggTCAACAGATCCACTTCTAATGTCACCcattttcagtaaaattttGAGCAGAGATAGGTATCTATTAATTTTACGTATGTTACACTTTTGTaataatgaaaatcaaaaatctGGAGATagactttttaaattagatgTGGTATTGGATGAAATCCGTGCCAATTTCAAGGCTGGTATGGTACCATTTCAGAATTTAGTAATCGATGAAAGTTTAGTGTTGTGGAAAGGGAGGTTAAGTTTTAAGCAGTTTATAAAGTCTAAAAGGCATCGCTTTGGAGTAAAACTGTTCGTATTATGCGATGTTGAAAccgattttattttagatattataatttatactggtGCTGAAACTCGTCTATTGCAATGTGATAAGAACATAGGCATATCTGGGGCAGTTGTTATGACTTTAATGGCACCACATCTAAAAAAAGGACATAACTTGTACACAGATAACTGGTACACCTCACCTATTTTATGTCAAcatctatacaaaaaaaaaacaacattaactGGGACTGTCAGGAAAAATAGAAGAGGGATgcctgatttaaaaaaaaaattaaaactaggtGAAGTACAGAGTAGTCACACACAAAGAATGATGGCACTGAAGTGGTTGGATAGAAGGGAAGTCTATATGTTATCGTCATTATATGATTCTAGTTCAGCCAGCACAAACAAAATTGACAGAGCTAGTGGTAAAGTTGTAAAAAAACCTAcatgtattgtaaattataatgcatgCATGggaaatattgata
This genomic window from Metopolophium dirhodum isolate CAU chromosome 1, ASM1992520v1, whole genome shotgun sequence contains:
- the LOC132947332 gene encoding piggyBac transposable element-derived protein 4-like, giving the protein MLSDFDILEELDNILANEESDDEFLDDLCFDDDDSAALASPPLSCRNREEQIQSYDDNIEQGLPGTSETYLDVPVAQHITGCGVQKQEFGLSDDSLISDFFEAFMSEFILGKVAFETNRYAEQYLKKEDIAPKSRMKYWKPTNIGELYVFLATSMLMARNKKLEINEYWSTDPLLMSPIFSKILSRDRYLLILRMLHFCNNENQKSGDRLFKLDVVLDEIRANFKAGMVPFQNLVIDESLVLWKGRLSFKQFIKSKRHRFGVKLFVLCDVETDFILDIIIYTGAETRLLQCDKNIGISGAVVMTLMAPHLKKGHNLYTDNWYTSPILCQHLYKKKTTLTGTVRKNRRGMPDLKKKLKLGEVQSSHTQRMMALKWLDRREVYMLSSLYDSSSASTNKIDRASGKVVKKPTCIVNYNACMGNIDKCDMLLSSVECVRKTMKWYKKIFFHLVDLYLLNSFSAYKTVSGKNIPIANFQLELIRQLLDKYGKYNNSPNRGRASTKDEPTRLTARHFPTDVPKNEVGKANRRKCIVCSKNNKRKDTLYMCDLCDVGLCVTPCFGIYHTKTNYKATQLLY